The Desulfovibrio legallii genome window below encodes:
- the urtD gene encoding urea ABC transporter ATP-binding protein UrtD, translating into MKSSRDYLQGRSLEEVEAAAKAYEASHTPFDKRPLRERVQPPRAMLEKPRIALYLERIGVSFDGFKALNDLTFYVDEGELRCVIGPNGAGKTTMMDVITGKTRPDAGTAWFGRDCNLLQMDEVAIAQAGIGRKFQKPSVFAALTVAQNLELALAGRKTVWGAFRARLNGEQRDSLEEVLTRIRLAEQARMPAGSLSHGQKQWLEIGMLLMQKPRLLLLDEPVAGMTPEEMDRTIELLHELEGKQSIMVVEHDMEFVRAIAHKVTVLHQGSVLAEGSMEAMQNHPAVVEAYLGEPLE; encoded by the coding sequence ATGAAATCCTCTCGCGACTATCTGCAGGGCCGTAGCCTGGAGGAAGTGGAAGCAGCGGCCAAAGCCTACGAGGCCAGCCACACGCCCTTTGACAAGCGTCCGCTCCGGGAGCGCGTGCAGCCTCCCCGCGCCATGCTGGAAAAGCCGCGCATCGCCCTCTATCTGGAACGCATCGGCGTGAGTTTTGACGGCTTCAAGGCGCTCAATGACCTGACCTTCTATGTGGACGAAGGGGAGCTGCGCTGCGTCATCGGCCCCAACGGCGCGGGCAAGACCACCATGATGGACGTCATCACGGGCAAGACCCGCCCCGACGCGGGCACAGCCTGGTTTGGCCGTGACTGCAACCTGCTGCAGATGGACGAGGTAGCCATTGCCCAGGCGGGCATCGGCCGCAAATTCCAGAAGCCTTCGGTCTTTGCGGCTTTGACGGTGGCCCAGAATCTGGAGCTGGCCCTGGCGGGCCGTAAAACCGTGTGGGGCGCTTTTCGCGCGCGGCTCAACGGCGAACAGCGCGACAGCCTGGAGGAAGTGCTCACCCGTATTCGCCTCGCGGAGCAGGCCCGCATGCCCGCGGGCAGCCTTTCCCACGGGCAGAAGCAGTGGTTGGAAATCGGCATGCTGCTTATGCAGAAGCCCCGCCTGCTGCTGCTGGACGAACCTGTGGCGGGCATGACCCCGGAGGAAATGGATCGCACCATTGAGCTGTTGCACGAGCTGGAAGGTAAGCAAAGCATCATGGTGGTGGAACACGATATGGAATTTGTTCGGGCCATTGCCCACAAGGTCACGGTGCTGCATCAGGGCAGCGTGCTGGCCGAGGGCAGCATGGAGGCCATGCAGAACCATCCGGCCGTGGTGGAGGCCTACCTGGGCGAACCCTTGGAGTAA
- the urtE gene encoding urea ABC transporter ATP-binding subunit UrtE yields the protein MLRIENLNQYYGSSHILRDVELEVAAGSCACLMGRNGVGKTTLLQCVMGVLPARSGHIFLEGKDLLPLPVERRAALGIGYVPQGRQIFPLLTVRENMELSLPMRRDGLRSIPSFIFDFFPVLGEMLSRRGGDLSGGQQQQLAIARALVLEPRLLILDEPTEGIQPNIVRDIAVAIRRLNAELGLTVLLVEQKVPFARRMADTYMIMDRGHIMAQGPMQGLDAATVKAFLSV from the coding sequence ATGCTGCGGATAGAAAATCTCAATCAGTATTACGGATCCAGCCACATCCTGCGGGATGTGGAGCTGGAAGTGGCCGCCGGTTCCTGCGCCTGCCTCATGGGCCGCAACGGTGTGGGCAAAACCACGCTGCTGCAGTGCGTCATGGGCGTGCTGCCCGCGCGCTCCGGCCATATTTTCCTGGAAGGGAAGGACTTGCTCCCGCTGCCTGTGGAGCGTCGTGCGGCCCTGGGCATAGGTTATGTGCCCCAGGGCCGCCAAATCTTCCCCTTGCTTACCGTTCGGGAAAACATGGAGCTTTCCCTGCCCATGCGCCGGGACGGCCTGCGCAGCATTCCGTCCTTCATCTTCGACTTTTTCCCGGTGCTGGGCGAAATGCTCTCCCGTCGGGGCGGCGACCTTTCCGGCGGGCAGCAACAGCAGCTGGCCATTGCCCGCGCCCTGGTTCTGGAACCGCGCCTGCTCATCCTGGACGAACCCACCGAAGGCATCCAGCCCAATATCGTGCGGGATATCGCCGTCGCCATCCGGCGGCTGAACGCGGAGCTGGGCCTTACCGTCCTGCTGGTGGAACAAAAAGTGCCCTTTGCCCGGCGTATGGCCGATACCTATATGATCATGGACCGGGGGCACATTATGGCTCAGGGCCCCATGCAGGGCCTGGACGCGGCCACGGTCAAAGCCTTTTTGAGCGTCTGA
- a CDS encoding urease accessory protein UreD produces MLPPSPLAPSPCFAAPAAHDDAGHGFGPDRRWSAGLDLIFEARLARSVLTRMSFHGPLRVQRPFYPEGPLPGAPLAAAALAEPCHCCLLHPPGGLVSGDDLRITALVEPQAHVLLTTPSAAKCYAADACQVPQAQHVALRVRGGLLEWLPRETIVYDGARAELTTAIDLDATACCLGWEALCLGRAAAGERFTRGRLRQRLSLWRAGRPLLHETLDLTAGDELQHGPFGLQGETVCATLFAVGRAEAQGGPGPDQAALEAVCAQLQEGLAPESPCTPLISGGRPGPGPVRALSPASGRAGATLRQGVLLLRYLGPDMEAARRLFFQVWALLRPVLAGRAPCPPRVWAGAF; encoded by the coding sequence GTGCTGCCCCCTTCCCCCCTTGCCCCTTCCCCCTGCTTTGCTGCGCCTGCGGCGCACGACGACGCCGGGCACGGGTTCGGGCCGGACCGCCGCTGGAGCGCCGGGCTGGACCTTATTTTTGAAGCGCGGCTGGCGCGCAGCGTGCTGACCAGGATGTCTTTTCACGGTCCCCTGCGCGTGCAGCGCCCCTTTTACCCGGAAGGGCCTTTGCCGGGCGCGCCCCTGGCCGCAGCTGCCTTGGCCGAGCCCTGCCACTGCTGTTTGCTGCATCCGCCCGGCGGCCTGGTAAGCGGTGACGATCTGCGCATAACCGCCTTGGTGGAGCCCCAGGCCCATGTGCTGCTTACCACGCCCTCGGCCGCCAAGTGTTATGCCGCGGACGCCTGCCAGGTGCCCCAGGCCCAGCATGTGGCGTTGCGGGTGCGCGGCGGCCTGCTGGAGTGGCTGCCGCGTGAAACCATCGTCTATGACGGCGCGCGGGCCGAGCTGACAACGGCCATTGACCTGGATGCCACGGCCTGTTGCCTGGGCTGGGAGGCCCTTTGTCTGGGCCGTGCGGCGGCTGGAGAACGCTTTACGCGCGGCCGTCTGCGTCAGCGATTGAGCCTTTGGCGCGCGGGCCGCCCCCTGCTGCACGAGACGTTGGACCTCACGGCCGGGGATGAGCTGCAGCACGGGCCTTTCGGCCTGCAGGGAGAAACCGTGTGTGCCACGCTGTTTGCCGTGGGCCGGGCAGAGGCGCAAGGCGGCCCCGGCCCGGACCAGGCGGCCCTGGAAGCGGTCTGCGCCCAGTTGCAGGAAGGGCTGGCCCCGGAGAGCCCCTGTACGCCCCTGATCTCCGGTGGCCGTCCCGGCCCCGGCCCGGTTCGCGCGCTGTCCCCCGCGTCGGGGCGGGCCGGGGCCACCCTGCGCCAGGGCGTGCTGTTGTTGCGCTATCTGGGGCCGGATATGGAAGCGGCCCGGCGGCTGTTTTTTCAGGTCTGGGCCTTGCTGCGTCCTGTACTGGCGGGCCGGGCGCCCTGCCCGCCGCGCGTCTGGGCCGGAGCTTTTTGA
- the ureA gene encoding urease subunit gamma encodes MELLPREKDKLLLFTAGLLAERRKARGLRLNYPEAVAYISLAVLEGARDGRSVAELMGSCRNLLSREDVMEGVPEMVREVQVEATFPDGTKLVTVHDPIL; translated from the coding sequence ATGGAACTGCTGCCCAGAGAAAAGGACAAACTTTTGCTGTTCACGGCCGGGCTGCTGGCGGAGCGGCGCAAGGCGCGCGGGCTTCGGCTCAACTATCCGGAAGCCGTGGCCTACATCAGCCTGGCGGTATTGGAAGGCGCGCGGGATGGGCGGAGCGTGGCCGAGCTCATGGGTTCGTGCCGCAATCTGCTCAGCCGTGAGGACGTCATGGAGGGCGTGCCGGAGATGGTCCGCGAGGTACAGGTGGAGGCCACCTTTCCCGACGGCACTAAGCTGGTTACGGTGCACGATCCCATTTTGTAG